CGCAGAAGGCGATCCTCGCCATGCTCATGGGAGCGGCATCGTGAAGGACCTGAAAGAGACCCCGCTGTTCGAAGAACACGTCCGGCTGGGCGGCAAGATCGTCCCCTTCGCCGGGTACGCGATGCCCGTGCAGTATCCGACCGGCATCAGGGCCGAACACCATGCCGTGCGCGAGAAGGCGGGCCTGTTCGATGTCTCCCACATGGGAGAGTTCCGCGTGCGCGGTGAGGGCGCGCAGGCGTTCGTAGCCTACGCGACGACGAACGACCCCTCGCGCCTGGAGCCGGGAGATGCCCAGTACAGCGCAATGTGCCACGAGACCGGCGGCGTCATCGACGACCTCATCGTCTACTGCATGGGCGAGGCGGATTATCGGCTCGTCGTGAACGCGGCCAACATGGCCAAGGACTGGGCGCATCTCAGCGGCCTCGCTGGCGGCTTCGACGTGGAAATGACGGACGAGAGCGATGAGATCGCTCTCCTCGCCCTCCAGGGGCCGCTGGCGGAGATGACGCTCGCGCCGCTGACCGACCAGCCGCTGGCGGAGATCGACTACTACCGGTTCGTGCACGGGAACGTGGCGGGCGCGCCGTGCGTCATCAGTCGGACCGGGTACACGGGGGAGATCGGTTTCGAACTCTACATGCCGAATGCGAGCGCGGTGCCGACGTGGCGGGCGCTCGTCGCGGCCGGCGCCGTTCCCACGGGTCTCGGAGCCCGCGACTCGCTCCGGCTCGAGATGGGCTACGCGCTCTACGGCAACGACGTGGACGACGAGACGACCGCGCTCGAGGCCGGACTCGGATGGCTCGTGAAGCACGCCAAAGGCGACTTCGTGGGCGCGGAAGCCCTCGCCGCGCAGCGCGCCGCCGGCCTCACGCGAAAGCTGCGCTTCCTGAGGCTGCTCGAGCGGGGCTTCCCGCGGCCGGGCTACGACGTTCGATTCGAGGGGGAGGCCGTCGGCGTAGTCCGCAGCGGCACCGTGAGTCCTTCCATGGGGCACGGAATCGCGACGGTCTATCTGCCGGCCGCCGCCGGGTTCGGGGACGCGGTCGAAGTCATGATCCGGGGGAAGGCGATCGCGGCCGAGGTCGTGCGTCCGCCCTTCTACCCGCGTGGCTCGCTGCACCGGATCGCGCCGCGGATCGCGGTCATGACGATCTCCGACGGCGTACACGCCGGAGAGCGGGAAGATGGTTCCGGGGACCTCATCAGGACGTGGATTCGGGGGCGTGCCTACTCGCTGTCCGGCGCCGATGTCGTGCCCGACGAGAGCGCCGCCATCGCCGCCCGCCTCCTGCACTGGTGCGACGTACGGGG
The DNA window shown above is from Candidatus Palauibacter soopunensis and carries:
- the gcvT gene encoding glycine cleavage system aminomethyltransferase GcvT; its protein translation is MKDLKETPLFEEHVRLGGKIVPFAGYAMPVQYPTGIRAEHHAVREKAGLFDVSHMGEFRVRGEGAQAFVAYATTNDPSRLEPGDAQYSAMCHETGGVIDDLIVYCMGEADYRLVVNAANMAKDWAHLSGLAGGFDVEMTDESDEIALLALQGPLAEMTLAPLTDQPLAEIDYYRFVHGNVAGAPCVISRTGYTGEIGFELYMPNASAVPTWRALVAAGAVPTGLGARDSLRLEMGYALYGNDVDDETTALEAGLGWLVKHAKGDFVGAEALAAQRAAGLTRKLRFLRLLERGFPRPGYDVRFEGEAVGVVRSGTVSPSMGHGIATVYLPAAAGFGDAVEVMIRGKAIAAEVVRPPFYPRGSLHRIAPRIAVMTISDGVHAGEREDGSGDLIRTWIRGRAYSLSGADVVPDESAAIAARLLHWCDVRGVDVVLTTGGTGLAVRDVTPEATRTVIEREAPGIAEMLRRAGAESTPYAALGRGLAGIRGETLVINLPGSPGGVSDGLAALEPVIDHAVDLLRGDTVHVSPGG